The window CAAGACCAAAGAGTAGAGTTTCTTTATTCAAAGATGATGCAGATAATTGGTGATAAAGGTCTACatcaaacaacaaacaaaaactaCAAATAATTTATTGGGGACAAAAGTATTTGAGGAAACTCATGTTTCTGTCTGACTCTCTGATcaaactaaaatgttttatgCAAACtgtctttttaaattttggaggTTCATAGACTCGTCTTGGGTTTGGCTTTGTAGGCAATGCGTCTGGTCACAGTGCGCATTGTCACGAATTCCTCTGCAGAAGACGGATGTATCCCAACCTGTGTTTTGTTCACAATGTCAAATTTAAACCTtcagttaaataaaaaaacataaaactggTTGAAGTGAaaagtgtttttattttacttacAGTGCTGTCAAATTGTGCTTTGGTTGCTCCACACTTGAGCGCAATTGCAATCCCCTGACATTGAGGAATACAAGACATGTTTTAAAAAGCATGAGACACCACTGGATCAAAGGTCTAGTCGATTCACAAGCTTTAAAATCTGTGCAAGGCCCAGTAGTGGCTTATAATATAGAAAAACTTGCCTGCATGATCTCAGCTGCATCTGGACCGCACATGGATGCTCCAATAACCTTGTCAGTCTGCTCATCAACTATTAGCTTCATCAATGACTTCTCCTGCCGTCTATCAACCAAAGACAAATATGCAGAACGTTGAAAACCCATGAGAAGAttctaaaaaatgaaatcaaGAACTGTCTTGGTCGACTTTGTGGATTTTTCTATGAATTGCATAGAACTTTAAATGCTTGCATACCCAGAAATGGTGTTCTTCATAGGATTAAAGCCTGAGGTGAAAACCAGAATATCCCCAGTCGCTTTTTCTACTGCCTCTTCTTCGCTGAGACCCACCACAGCTAATGGTGGTATGCTGAAAGACAGAAGAcagaaaatgtaaataaaaaaaacagcgAAACTTCATGGAAGCTTCAGACTGATTTGGTATCACTGTGAACACATATGCCAAAATGAGAGAGATATATTGTGAATACTTTTCAGTTCTTTCCAGAGTTCAATATTCAAATATAGAGTGCAGATAGTAACAGAAAACACAGCTGATATTGGTGTACAACACACAACACTACGGTAATGAGTCACTAGTGTCTGAAATATGAGACACAGTAAAATATCCTCCTATGAAAAAGAAGGCTTACCAAAATACAGCACAGGCTACATTGCTGTAGTCTGCTTTAGTAGGCTTCCCACCAAAAACAGTGTTCTGCAAGCATCAAAACATATCCCACTTAACAAATAGATTATAGAATTTAGACAATCCCAAACACAAAAGCTAAAATATTGGCGGTGGTAGTAACTCCTCAAAGGGTTTGTGTAGTAAATTATAAGTGCAAGGTTAGAAGCACAAACCGCAAAGCAGGTGGCCTCCATTAAGGCAACAGGCGTGAGGTTGATCCGGTTTGTAGCATCTCCCACAGCCCATATGCTAGGTATGTTAGTGCGTGAATACTCATCAACCTGAGGATAATTTACTGAATTAGTAGCTGCAAGAGTATAGTTTTTACTTAGAAAGTCGAGGAAAAGTGTTCTTTAGGATAATATGAACCTTCACAGCTCCAGCCTGATCAAGTTCAACACCAACAGCTTCTAAGTTCAATCTCTTGGTATTAGGATTTCTGCCTGTTGCATATATAAACAAAAGATACATCCTTAGAAAGCTCCATGGAAAAATGCAGGGACAAGAAAATTACTCTCGACATATACAAACAGAAATTTGAGAATCTCATAATTATTGATAGATAGAAAATTTACCAGTGGCAAATAGCACCACATCCGCCATGAACTCTTCCCCGTGAGAAGAGATTACTTTGATCCCCTCGTCTGTTTTTGTCAACTAAATTGAAAGATGCAGTTAGTTCAGAAAAGGATGAActgtaaataataaatgatgAATGAAAAGTAACAGTCATGCTAAGATACCTGAGTCAAACTTGTTTGCGGATGCAGATTAACACCCCTTCCTTCCAGATTTCTAGCCACAAGTGCCCTCATTTCGTCATCAAAGCCCCTATGAAAGTAAAATTCAGAATAGTTACGACTGTATTTTCCCTGAAAAGAGATCGCAGgagaccaaaaagaaaaaacagaagCTTATGGAGCACCTTAGTGGAAGCTCCTTCCTAAAGAATAGATCCACTGTACCACCCATTCCACGCCATATTGATGCGAACTCCACAGCAATGTACCTAAGTAAAAAAGGTAAATAGAATCGGGATCTGAAACACTGATACATCAGGTTGAAAACATTGAGGGAGACATTACCCTCCTCCAAGCACTACCGCACGCTTAGGAAACTCTTCCAAGCTTAAAGCTTCGTCAGATGTAATAGCCAGCTCCTGTAAAAGGCAGTTTATGTACAACTATCAACGACTTTCCTTACATAGCAGTTCATAGTTATGTTTTTATTGAAGAtaagaaaaagataaaagacAAAAAACTCACATGTCCAGGGATATTGGGCTTCTGTGCCCGGCTGCCAGTGGCGATCAAAATGTGCTTGGCGGTGTAACTTATTTTGGTACCATCGATCTGCCTCACCTCAACTTCGTTGGGACCAACGATTCTTCCTTCACCTTCATACAACTTCACAGCAGCATTCGCCAACAAACGCTTGTAAATGTTGTTCAGTCTCAATATCTCATCAGTCTGCAACACATGAAAATTTAAAGACAGGTTAATACTGCTGTTACCACCAAAAAAAGTCACAGGACACTAGTGCAAGTGTATCATGAAGTATAGCAATTCAGTGGATATACCTTCTTTTGCAGAAGCTTCTTCCATGTGAAATCCACATTCTCATTGATCTCCCACCCATAATTTCTAGCATCCTGATAGAATATACCCACCAACATATGTCATCAACCAACCAACATACAATAGCCAAAAAACGATAACTTGGAAACAGCAAAACAAGTCTTCACATAATGTTTTGGGCAAGAACGTTTCTCTTACAGCAAATAGAAAGGCATAGAAATGATGGataaaaggaacaaaaa of the Brassica rapa cultivar Chiifu-401-42 chromosome A03, CAAS_Brap_v3.01, whole genome shotgun sequence genome contains:
- the GR1 gene encoding glutathione reductase, cytosolic, which produces MGRKMLADGELDKAVAAEEATEAHYDFDLFVIGAGSGGVRAARFSANNGAKVGICELPFHPISSEEIGGVGGTCVIRGCVPKKILVYGATYGGELEDARNYGWEINENVDFTWKKLLQKKTDEILRLNNIYKRLLANAAVKLYEGEGRIVGPNEVEVRQIDGTKISYTAKHILIATGSRAQKPNIPGHELAITSDEALSLEEFPKRAVVLGGGYIAVEFASIWRGMGGTVDLFFRKELPLRGFDDEMRALVARNLEGRGVNLHPQTSLTQLTKTDEGIKVISSHGEEFMADVVLFATGRNPNTKRLNLEAVGVELDQAGAVKVDEYSRTNIPSIWAVGDATNRINLTPVALMEATCFANTVFGGKPTKADYSNVACAVFCIPPLAVVGLSEEEAVEKATGDILVFTSGFNPMKNTISGRQEKSLMKLIVDEQTDKVIGASMCGPDAAEIMQGIAIALKCGATKAQFDSTVGIHPSSAEEFVTMRTVTRRIAYKAKPKTSL